AACAATCCCTCAAAACTCTTTCCAGGAAAATTTCATTTCCCTTGTGGCAGCAACCACTCTAGTGATCTTGCAtgaattcattttgtatccttttCAATAATTATAACACAACAGGTGCCTGGatataaaaagcatttaaagaattttatttaaggaTCACTTTAGAAgcattatattataaaattattcatcttaaAATGAATTCCTTGGttacattttcttcatcaatctctttttctatttgctcTCTACTGCTGTTGTCTTCTCAACTTTTTGAATTCCTTCTGATTTTTTGTTGTAAGTTATCAAAGGATTATATTCAGCATAAGCAGGAATTAACTGGAAGATATGAATCATAtttcctcttgactccaggactcCTCTCTGGTTAGCCTCCTATGCACCTCCTGAACAAGACCAAAGTGCTACCCTCCTGGATGCTGTAGTCAGACATGATCTTCCCATCCTCTAGCTCCTTGTTATTGCATATCACACGCTGTGCTTCAGGGGGCAATGCTGTTATGGCTTTGATCACCTCCTTCACCTGAGACACTGAGCTAGACCGACGGATCCGGAGCAGGTGATTCTTTCCTTGAAAAAACTCTAACAGAGACACTTCCAGCTCCTCATCATTTGGCTTCACCACCTTCAGGACAAGGTGAATAGTTGTACTGGGATCCAACCAGTAGTGGGACAATTTTCTTTCAGGTTTTAGGACCTTGGAGCCCCAAAAGAGCAACTGGTTTTCTACAGGGACCCTGGTTTTAGACTGAACATGTTCATTAATCTTCTTTACTGGGTCTTCCTTCTGGGCAGTTAATTTCATTGGCCCCTGCCAATTCTCTGGGAAATGTACATTCACCtaaagaaaaaggacaaagaagtagaaaaactCATAACTTGCTTTTTTACCTTTGGGGTCATTTATTGTTTAGGTTAGCAATCAAGGTCCTCCACAATATAATAGCATTATTCCATATTTTGTGCCCTAACCAAACTGAACTATTGGCTATTCCTGGTTCATTTGATCcatctttttctgcctctttttgctTATCTCACTTCTTTCATCTGAAATGCCATTCCAACTCATGCCACCAGTCAGTCCTCCATGAATACCACAAGtcagaaattgtttttactttctcttttcctttcttttgtatgCCCTTATGATGCTCTTTTTTATTATCACAATTTGTGGGTGTCTATTAAACTATGAACTGCCttgagcttagcacagtgcctgccacatagtgaGTAGTCTCTAAATAAATGAgtattaattgactgattgatatTGAGGCAaagattattcattttgttatttcccccagtgcctagcctaGTGCCATACTTAGAACAGATCCTTAAAAggtcttttaatttcattatacCATTCCCTCTGACTCAGATTCTtatcagctgtgtggccctggccaagttATTTggcttctttctgcctcagtttcttcatctgctgAATGGGGGTGatactagcacctacctctcaagattAATGTgagaatgagatatttgtgaagcattATGCAAGCCTTAAAGTTCTACATTAAtgttaataattgttattataagAAAGACAAATCCTGTCCTTAAGCAGCATACATTCCAATGGGAAAAAACATAAATGGTTAGGTACTtggaaaatataaagagagagtAGATGAAGACTATCTGGAAGTGAAAAGTATTAGCAACTAAGGGCGCTGAAAAAGGCCTCTCTAAAGGATGCAGCAAGTTTGCATCTAAACCATACTCAAACACAGGTCTCCTCCTAGATCAGTGCTCTGATCCTGATTGCACCTCTGTCCAAACCCCAGCAATCTTCTTGGAAGCATTCCCTCCCAATCAACAACCCATTCATATTGTCCTTTTACCCTACTTTCCCTCTGCACATTCCAAAGATGCTGCCTTTGTTTAAACTTACTTAGAGCACTTCTTTTCAAATTACTTTCAGAGTCAGTCTATAAGCCTGATTTGCAAGCCACACAAGATTTTAATCGAAAATGGAATCCCTTGGGGGCAActagtggttcagtagattgagagtcagacctggagatagaaggtcctgggttcaaatatgacctcagacacttcttaactctgtgaccctgggcaggtcacttaaccggaattgcctagcccttaccattcttctaccttggactcaatacatagtattgattctaagactaaaggtaagggcttttttaaaaatggaattcttCAGTTTGATCCCCCTCTTTGTTTATCTGATCTGTCTCACATGACttgggaagtttaaaaaaaattaaacccattCCCCCAAAAAATGGAGATTTACCATTATTGAAAATCTTCCAAGGAATATGTGACTCTAAAAACATTTCCAGAAGAGTTCCATATTGGTCTTGAGCAATGGCAGCAAAATATTGGAAGAAGTTTTAAGCCTCCTTGGGTACAACTTTGAAGGACAATGTTTATATGGATGTCCAAGTTCTAGTCTAATTAGTGGGTTTTTTTAACCTCATTAGTGTCATTTGTACTATATTCAGCAGCACTTCTTTGTCTATTGGTAGCTCTGATGCAATTAAGAAgccacttggagtcaggaagaattgagttcaaattctgcctcacactctactagctgtataatccaaggcaaattgtttaacttctctcatcctcaatttcttcattaacAAAATGAGTTTACCtatctcttagggttgttgtaagaatcaaaaagagatactatacttaaagtactttgtaaaccttaaagcctttcataaaccAGCTAATGCTAGCTATCATTTCTATCCTGAGAATTATGCCTATTCTCCCCCAGtagcctgcctcaagtctctctccactccagtggttcccaaacttttttggcctactgccccctttccagaaaaaatattacttagtcccctggaaattaatttttttttaaattttaatagcaattaataggaaagataaatgcacctgtggccatcaccattccctgaatcactgcagcacccaccagggggccatagtgctcactttgggaatcactgctccacTCTAATCCAATCTTCtttcagtcatcaaaatgattttcctaaatattttcccCTACTTGATAAaatccaatggctccctattgcttccagaatcaaatacaaaattctgtaTGGtacttaaagcccttcataacccagCCTCCTCctaactttctagtcttcttataacTCACTCCCTGCCATGTGTTCTTTGGTGCAGTGACACAAGCTTCCTTGCTCTTCCATGaataagacattccatttctcagTTTACAAGCTCTTTCTTCCATCTCCACCTTCtaatttccctggcttccttttcaaataaaaatcctatctttttaggaagtctttcccaCTCCCTCTTAAACCTTatgccttttctctcttatttacttCCAAAttttcctgtatatagcttgttcatacgtattttcttgttttctctcccattagatcaTGAGCTCCTAGAGAGCAGGATCTATattgcctccttttgtatccctagaagagtTTAACAactcagtgcctagaacatagtggGCACATAATacgtgtttattgactgacttactaGGTGCTGTGACCACTCCCAATCCCATAGACTGGGATCTCCAAAAGGATAAAGGAGTTCAAAGTATTGGAAATTTCACAATTTGAatttccttcatctctttttcttttcccc
The window above is part of the Gracilinanus agilis isolate LMUSP501 chromosome 4, AgileGrace, whole genome shotgun sequence genome. Proteins encoded here:
- the UBD gene encoding ubiquitin D; the encoded protein is MAGSCLHVSSKNWQGPMKLTAQKEDPVKKINEHVQSKTRVPVENQLLFWGSKVLKPERKLSHYWLDPSTTIHLVLKVVKPNDEELEVSLLEFFQGKNHLLRIRRSSSVSQVKEVIKAITALPPEAQRVICNNKELEDGKIMSDYSIQEGSTLVLFRRCIGG